A section of the Nitrospirota bacterium genome encodes:
- a CDS encoding STAS domain-containing protein: MIITQRDIKDATVLDLKGDLTYSNRAAFKTAVEQVRSGGCRHLIVNLEQVRFMDSSGLGLLALLSQTFKVQQVQVSLLKPQSYVREIMSLANIPKMIPVYETEGEALAVRAA, from the coding sequence ATGATAATTACACAGCGTGACATCAAAGACGCCACGGTATTGGACTTGAAAGGCGATCTGACGTACAGCAACCGGGCTGCGTTCAAGACCGCCGTGGAGCAGGTGAGGAGTGGAGGCTGTCGGCACCTCATTGTGAATCTGGAGCAGGTTCGATTCATGGACAGTTCCGGTCTCGGGCTGCTCGCCCTCCTGTCTCAGACGTTCAAAGTCCAGCAGGTCCAGGTCAGTCTCCTGAAACCGCAGAGCTATGTGCGGGAAATCATGAGTCTGGCGAATATTCCCAAGATGATCCCGGTCTATGAGACCGAGGGAGAGGCACTCGCTGTGCGAGCGGCGTAA
- a CDS encoding SDR family oxidoreductase, protein MSSVVRVNSVVITGASTGIGAACALHLDAMGFRVFAGVRKQEDGDVLKARGSQRLMPVLLDVTDEVSIAQAAALVKAAVGDAGIAGLVNNAGIAVAGPLEVLPIAELRKQFDVNVIGAVAVTQAFLPLLREGRGRIVNMGSIAGRATMPFLGPYSMSKFALEAMTTALRLELDCWGIEVSIVEPGAIATPIWEKSTKAADLLQATIEHEALPLYAEHLACVRRAIDEAARRAISVAAVSRAVEHALTARRPKTHYLVGSDAKFRALLTLLLPHRMQDALLRWFLKFPSRR, encoded by the coding sequence GTGTCGTCTGTCGTGCGGGTAAATAGTGTGGTCATCACCGGAGCGTCAACCGGGATTGGAGCCGCTTGTGCCCTGCATCTGGATGCTATGGGGTTTCGGGTGTTTGCCGGGGTACGGAAGCAAGAGGACGGCGACGTACTGAAAGCGCGAGGGAGTCAGCGGCTGATGCCGGTGCTGCTGGATGTGACGGATGAGGTCTCGATCGCGCAGGCCGCTGCCCTGGTCAAGGCGGCTGTGGGTGACGCAGGAATAGCCGGGCTCGTCAATAATGCCGGTATCGCAGTCGCCGGCCCCTTGGAAGTGTTGCCGATTGCCGAGTTGAGGAAACAATTTGACGTGAACGTGATTGGAGCGGTTGCGGTCACGCAAGCCTTCTTGCCTCTCTTGCGCGAGGGGAGAGGCCGCATCGTGAATATGGGGTCGATTGCGGGGCGGGCGACCATGCCGTTTCTGGGACCCTATTCGATGTCAAAATTTGCGTTGGAGGCGATGACGACGGCGCTGCGCCTGGAGTTGGATTGCTGGGGGATCGAGGTGTCGATTGTCGAACCCGGCGCGATTGCGACGCCGATTTGGGAGAAATCGACCAAGGCCGCCGATCTGCTCCAGGCGACGATAGAACATGAAGCGTTGCCGCTCTATGCCGAACATCTCGCCTGCGTTCGCCGGGCGATCGACGAGGCAGCGAGGCGGGCGATTTCTGTCGCTGCCGTATCCCGAGCGGTGGAGCATGCCTTGACGGCCCGGCGCCCCAAGACCCATTACCTGGTCGGCTCCGATGCCAAGTTCCGCGCGCTCCTGACCCTGCTCCTGCCGCATCGCATGCAGGATGCGCTGCTTCGCTGGTTTTTGAAGTTTCCCTCTCGCCGTTGA
- a CDS encoding response regulator: MIAMPRSRAQARTLLVVADNPATHSMILEHARERGHSVISASTPALGLSTFEMTQPDIVFVDLFLPEQDGIVLVRQIHERRPTCPVVLLTGAGQVESTMEGLRAGAIDYVPQPIDEQTLSHVLQRAIYRLPTTVDDAAGIERLEYHLVMAPDPDAVESTVAWLIQGTAMGLVEARQLHLRSALQELIMNAVEHGCLELRYRDKIEAMAKDQYDELIQQRAQDARFRDRRVTIRAIYDKRQQVLTYQITDEGQGFNWKPRANAGLEACSTADASGRGVFLVRSFFPDLSYNDRGNEVTLTVPLG; this comes from the coding sequence ATGATCGCCATGCCTCGTTCACGGGCACAGGCTCGTACGTTGCTTGTCGTGGCCGACAATCCTGCTACGCACTCCATGATCCTGGAGCATGCGCGCGAGCGAGGGCATTCGGTCATTTCTGCTTCGACGCCCGCGTTGGGGTTGTCGACCTTCGAGATGACGCAGCCGGACATCGTGTTCGTGGATCTGTTTCTGCCGGAACAGGATGGGATCGTCCTAGTGAGGCAGATTCATGAGCGGCGCCCGACCTGCCCGGTCGTGCTCCTGACCGGCGCAGGCCAGGTTGAATCGACGATGGAAGGGTTGCGCGCCGGAGCCATCGACTATGTGCCGCAGCCGATTGACGAGCAAACGCTCTCGCATGTGCTGCAACGGGCGATCTATCGGCTGCCCACTACGGTGGATGATGCGGCTGGGATCGAACGACTGGAGTATCATTTGGTTATGGCCCCTGATCCGGACGCGGTTGAGAGCACCGTGGCCTGGCTTATCCAAGGGACGGCCATGGGGCTGGTGGAGGCACGGCAGCTCCATCTTCGGTCTGCGCTGCAAGAGCTCATCATGAACGCGGTCGAGCATGGCTGTCTCGAACTTCGCTATCGGGACAAGATCGAGGCGATGGCGAAAGACCAGTATGACGAGCTGATTCAGCAACGCGCGCAGGATGCTCGATTCCGGGATCGCCGGGTCACCATTCGGGCCATCTACGACAAGCGGCAACAGGTGTTGACGTATCAGATTACAGACGAAGGGCAGGGGTTCAATTGGAAGCCGCGCGCGAATGCCGGGTTGGAGGCCTGCTCGACGGCCGATGCCAGCGGACGGGGTGTTTTTCTCGTGCGGTCGTTCTTCCCAGACCTTTCGTACAATGACCGTGGCAACGAGGTCACGCTCACGGTTCCCCTTGGGTGA
- a CDS encoding chlorite dismutase family protein produces the protein MSTPEQTPATQAPVPAPKRQYVNFAFYKIDPAWRRLPESERTKGKQEFLNAVEEYAGRVLVVAYSSIGIRGDCDIMLWRISYELELFQDMTSKILASGLGQYLTTPYSYLAITKRSVYVDHHTHENQESKRLTVVPGKAKYIFVYPFLKTREWFLLTKAARQGMMDEHIEVGHRFPSVKLNTTYSFGLDDQEWVVAFESDKPEDFLDLVMALRETEGSRYTLRDTPIFTCIRKTLKETLDTLGG, from the coding sequence ATGTCAACCCCTGAACAAACCCCAGCAACCCAAGCGCCAGTCCCGGCGCCGAAACGTCAATATGTGAACTTCGCCTTCTATAAAATCGACCCGGCCTGGCGTCGTCTCCCGGAAAGCGAACGCACCAAGGGCAAGCAGGAATTCCTGAACGCGGTCGAAGAATATGCAGGCCGAGTGCTCGTGGTGGCCTACTCCTCAATCGGGATCAGAGGCGATTGCGACATCATGCTCTGGCGGATCAGCTACGAGCTGGAACTGTTCCAGGACATGACCTCCAAAATCCTGGCCTCAGGCTTGGGCCAGTATCTGACCACTCCCTACTCCTATCTCGCGATCACCAAACGCTCGGTCTACGTGGATCACCATACCCACGAGAACCAGGAGAGCAAGCGTTTGACCGTCGTGCCGGGAAAAGCCAAATATATTTTCGTCTATCCGTTCCTCAAGACGCGCGAATGGTTCCTTCTCACCAAGGCAGCACGGCAGGGCATGATGGACGAGCATATCGAAGTCGGCCATCGCTTCCCCTCGGTGAAGCTGAACACGACCTATTCGTTCGGGTTGGACGACCAGGAATGGGTGGTGGCGTTTGAGAGCGATAAGCCGGAAGACTTCCTGGACCTCGTGATGGCGCTCCGCGAAACCGAAGGCTCACGTTACACCTTGCGCGACACGCCAATTTTCACCTGCATTCGCAAGACCCTCAAGGAAACCCTCGACACGCTCGGCGGCTAA
- a CDS encoding type IV pilus twitching motility protein PilT: protein MAKIDDFFRMMGEHGASDLHLIAGQQPVMRINGELERVAGQGVLVQDELKLLLYEITPPAKKEHFELTGDVDFGYEISGFARFRANLFNQKYGCGAVFRKIPNQVLTAEELGLPPILTRSAMLKKGLVLVTGPTGSGKSTTLAAIIDYANKNRKDHILTVEDPIEFVHQSQGCIVNHREVGIHTQSFGAALRGALREDPDIILVGEMRDLETIRLAVEAAATGHLVFGTLHTENAAKTVDRVVEVFPHGEQAQIRNTLSTALRLVVAQNLFKRIDKKGRCAALEILVCTAAVSNLIRDSKTVQIASIMQTGKALGMQTLDDAIQELLNKKWIAPEEAYEKSIDKSRFAKLLSTPPDALQ from the coding sequence ATGGCCAAGATCGACGATTTCTTTAGAATGATGGGGGAGCACGGCGCGTCCGACTTGCACCTGATCGCCGGCCAGCAGCCCGTGATGCGGATCAACGGTGAGTTGGAGCGAGTGGCCGGGCAAGGAGTGCTCGTCCAGGACGAACTCAAGCTGCTGCTCTACGAGATCACGCCTCCCGCCAAAAAAGAGCATTTTGAGCTGACCGGCGATGTCGACTTCGGCTATGAGATTTCCGGCTTCGCCAGATTCCGCGCCAACCTCTTCAATCAAAAATACGGCTGCGGTGCCGTCTTCAGAAAAATTCCCAATCAGGTCCTGACGGCCGAGGAATTAGGCCTGCCGCCGATCCTGACCCGATCGGCCATGCTGAAAAAAGGCCTGGTCCTGGTCACGGGCCCAACAGGAAGCGGCAAATCCACCACCCTGGCGGCGATCATCGACTACGCCAACAAAAACAGGAAAGACCATATCCTGACCGTCGAAGATCCCATCGAGTTCGTGCACCAGAGCCAGGGCTGCATCGTCAACCACCGGGAAGTCGGCATCCACACGCAATCGTTCGGGGCCGCCCTGCGTGGCGCCTTGCGGGAAGATCCGGACATCATCCTGGTGGGTGAAATGCGCGACCTCGAAACCATTCGGCTGGCCGTGGAAGCGGCTGCAACCGGGCACCTCGTGTTCGGGACACTGCATACAGAAAACGCCGCCAAAACGGTCGACCGGGTCGTCGAAGTATTCCCGCATGGGGAGCAAGCGCAAATCCGGAACACCCTATCGACGGCGCTCCGGCTTGTCGTTGCGCAAAATCTGTTCAAGCGCATCGACAAAAAGGGCCGCTGCGCAGCCCTCGAAATTCTGGTCTGTACGGCGGCCGTATCCAACCTCATTCGTGATTCAAAAACGGTTCAAATCGCATCGATCATGCAGACGGGCAAAGCGCTCGGCATGCAGACGCTGGACGATGCCATTCAGGAGCTCTTGAATAAAAAATGGATTGCGCCAGAAGAAGCCTACGAGAAATCGATCGACAAGAGTCGCTTTGCCAAACTACTCAGCACACCGCCCGATGCCTTGCAATGA
- a CDS encoding Hpt domain-containing protein, with product MDSPVVLDLSEALNQADGDRDLVITLAGLFLQESPKEVAAAKAALARQDRDGLVAAAHKLKGSVIPICAPRLFERAKQLEELGLQGALAEAEAVCADVERLLAEVHAALRKLIAGGFPS from the coding sequence ATGGATAGCCCAGTGGTGTTGGATCTTTCCGAGGCCTTGAACCAAGCGGATGGCGATCGGGATTTGGTGATCACCTTGGCGGGACTATTTTTGCAAGAGAGTCCCAAAGAGGTCGCGGCGGCGAAGGCGGCGCTGGCACGGCAGGATCGTGATGGGTTGGTGGCGGCTGCGCATAAGTTGAAGGGGTCCGTCATTCCGATCTGCGCGCCGCGCCTCTTCGAGCGCGCAAAACAGTTGGAAGAACTCGGACTCCAGGGCGCGCTCGCGGAGGCCGAGGCGGTCTGCGCCGATGTCGAGAGGCTCCTGGCCGAGGTGCATGCCGCGCTTCGGAAATTGATTGCCGGAGGATTCCCATCATGA
- a CDS encoding competence/damage-inducible protein A, producing MVQRLDAEIIAIGTELLIGGRSDSNSIFLADELGKLGIAVRFKSVVGDEKQDIVTAIHTAAKRARVIIMTGGLGPTVDDCTREAVAAATGHRLGRRKAALEGMTSRLAQWGRTASTAQLRQALIPSGATVLNNPIGSAPGFCLTWKKALIVSLPGVPREMEAMMQQEVLPLLRAATASSGLVPRAPIARLLFHTFGLAEADVDAKLKGLVPKGSPVDLGLLVSPLAVLVSLTTKGNQPARGKHPDLLQKLADGVRSRLSEWLFAEGRDTMEEVVGRELAKRGLTIALAESCTGGLIGHRLTQVAGSSAYLDRGVVCYSNRAKTEMLGVPADLIARQGAVSREVAAAMACGIRERAKVSVGLSVTGIAGPGGGTETKPVGLVYIGLDGGVGLPITKEFRFHGDRNVIKQRSSQAALDLLRRWLLDRERT from the coding sequence ATGGTTCAACGACTTGACGCAGAAATCATCGCGATCGGCACCGAGCTCTTGATTGGGGGCCGGTCCGATTCCAATTCCATTTTTCTGGCTGACGAACTCGGCAAGCTTGGGATCGCTGTTCGCTTCAAGTCGGTCGTCGGGGATGAGAAGCAGGACATTGTCACGGCCATTCACACAGCCGCGAAGCGGGCCCGGGTGATTATTATGACAGGCGGGCTTGGCCCGACGGTGGACGATTGCACGAGAGAGGCGGTGGCTGCCGCGACCGGGCACAGACTCGGTCGGCGCAAGGCCGCGTTGGAGGGGATGACCTCCCGACTCGCGCAATGGGGTCGCACCGCCAGCACTGCGCAGTTGCGCCAGGCCTTGATTCCCTCCGGCGCCACCGTTCTGAATAATCCGATCGGCTCTGCGCCGGGATTCTGTCTGACCTGGAAGAAGGCCTTGATCGTGTCTTTGCCTGGCGTGCCGAGGGAAATGGAAGCGATGATGCAGCAGGAAGTCCTGCCGTTGCTGCGCGCTGCTACTGCATCGTCCGGCCTGGTTCCGCGGGCTCCGATCGCTCGGCTGCTGTTTCATACGTTCGGCCTGGCGGAGGCGGACGTGGATGCCAAGTTGAAGGGACTCGTTCCGAAAGGCTCACCGGTCGATTTGGGGCTGCTTGTCTCGCCCTTGGCGGTGCTTGTTTCGCTGACGACGAAAGGGAATCAACCGGCTCGGGGGAAGCATCCTGATCTGCTGCAGAAGCTGGCAGACGGAGTCCGTTCACGGCTCAGCGAGTGGCTCTTTGCCGAGGGGCGCGACACGATGGAAGAGGTCGTCGGGCGGGAACTGGCGAAACGGGGGCTGACCATCGCGCTGGCGGAATCTTGTACTGGTGGCTTGATCGGCCATCGCCTCACTCAAGTAGCCGGCTCCTCCGCTTATCTGGACCGTGGCGTCGTCTGTTACAGCAATCGGGCGAAGACGGAGATGCTGGGTGTGCCAGCTGATCTCATTGCCAGGCAGGGAGCGGTGAGCCGGGAGGTCGCAGCGGCGATGGCCTGCGGCATTCGCGAGCGAGCCAAGGTGTCGGTAGGACTCAGCGTCACCGGCATTGCGGGGCCAGGTGGCGGGACCGAGACCAAGCCGGTCGGGCTGGTCTATATCGGGTTGGATGGGGGAGTCGGCCTGCCAATTACGAAAGAGTTTCGATTTCACGGCGATCGGAATGTTATCAAGCAGCGCTCGTCACAAGCAGCACTGGATCTCCTGCGCCGTTGGCTGCTGGATCGGGAGCGGACGTGA
- a CDS encoding response regulator: MALSQTVLIVDDDPSTVLICRKALMSEGFHVLDASGSAEALKICAEYADDIHLLLFDLFLPRPDFRLADTESDFPCVHGHQLLVRVVEMRPAIRVICMSAASPAEIAAQGMKLGTIPFRLDRIPFLSKPFAMKGLLHVVQDTMAGPPLIHEECA, from the coding sequence ATGGCTCTCTCGCAGACCGTGTTGATCGTCGACGACGATCCGTCAACGGTGTTGATCTGCCGTAAGGCGCTGATGTCGGAAGGCTTTCATGTGCTGGATGCCTCCGGCAGTGCCGAAGCCCTGAAGATTTGCGCCGAATATGCCGATGACATTCATCTGCTGCTGTTCGATCTTTTTCTGCCGCGCCCGGACTTTCGATTGGCCGATACGGAGAGCGACTTTCCCTGTGTCCATGGGCATCAGCTGCTCGTCCGCGTCGTGGAGATGCGCCCGGCCATTCGCGTCATCTGTATGTCGGCTGCGTCGCCTGCTGAGATTGCCGCGCAGGGGATGAAGCTCGGCACGATACCCTTCCGACTCGACAGGATCCCGTTTCTGTCGAAGCCTTTCGCGATGAAGGGCTTGCTGCACGTCGTGCAAGATACGATGGCGGGACCTCCCCTCATTCACGAGGAATGCGCCTAG
- a CDS encoding pentapeptide repeat-containing protein, which produces MDTPPPFHPALRITKDPMYLLLREGCITEFNAKRAAGDQVDLCNCDLRNLDLRGLTVEGLDLSGCYLRQTDLRGLDFRQSRLEGASINAAKISGAYFPDELTAAEIELSLLHGTRMRYRQDK; this is translated from the coding sequence ATGGATACGCCCCCTCCCTTTCATCCGGCTCTGCGGATCACGAAGGATCCGATGTATCTTCTGTTGCGTGAGGGTTGCATCACCGAGTTCAATGCCAAGAGGGCGGCGGGCGACCAGGTGGACTTATGCAATTGCGATTTGCGTAACCTCGATCTCCGGGGGTTGACTGTCGAAGGGCTTGATTTGAGCGGATGTTATTTGCGTCAAACCGATCTGCGCGGTCTGGATTTTCGACAGTCCAGGCTCGAAGGCGCCAGCATCAATGCCGCGAAGATTTCAGGGGCCTACTTCCCGGACGAACTGACTGCCGCCGAGATTGAGCTCTCGCTGCTTCACGGTACCCGCATGCGTTACCGCCAGGACAAATAG
- a CDS encoding cytochrome c maturation protein CcmE produces MATLSSIQPPFQLRRISLVLTLVLPLFALISLPVSAHASGLLEITELLSHPEQYDRQEVVVTGQVTNVQLATNRQGQPAYGFLLKDSAGTLKVISLGQVEVREGDQVIVEGIFARLRQAGRTIIYNEIKALSIKPLNRLNPDLVG; encoded by the coding sequence ATGGCCACATTATCGAGTATCCAGCCACCGTTTCAACTCCGTCGGATTTCGCTCGTCCTGACCCTTGTACTTCCCCTATTCGCCCTCATCTCGTTACCGGTCTCTGCTCACGCATCCGGGCTGTTGGAGATCACCGAGCTCCTCTCCCACCCGGAACAATACGACCGCCAGGAAGTGGTCGTCACAGGCCAAGTCACCAACGTCCAGCTCGCGACGAATCGGCAAGGCCAGCCTGCCTACGGATTTTTATTGAAAGATTCAGCCGGCACACTGAAAGTCATCAGCCTCGGGCAGGTCGAAGTCCGGGAAGGCGACCAGGTGATCGTGGAAGGCATCTTCGCGCGCCTTCGCCAGGCAGGACGGACGATCATCTACAACGAAATCAAAGCCCTCTCGATTAAGCCTCTGAACCGGCTCAACCCGGACCTCGTCGGGTAA
- a CDS encoding SpoIIE family protein phosphatase has product MKLNSAKPLARSVDSPDSPCAMPGLILLVEDEPVTRASMAARLKRFGHRVLEVDNGREALEMARRERPDLIVLDWMMPEMDGPTFCETLRRDPAMKSMYLLLMTARDQPAQIAEGLARGADDFLSKAASKEEMRARVLAGLRTSRLVRELETTAAKLESSLLLLQTKQAEMDADLQSAASFVHSLLPRQGSPIPGIALAWEYQPSLTLGGDLFDVMAIDKDHLGLYILDASGHGVAAALRSAALMTFLRVENILQMLGSYDPERVLFEANRRFPMSADGEYFTLWVGQLHLPTGSLTYAAAGHPGALLCLAEGPSRWLTRASFPLGIDPSAEFANDRVSLKPGDRLFLLSDGIYEVPSPRGELWGRERFQAVIDAGRQRSLSETISACFSAARIWQQAQHFSDDAAVMGLVLTEYQEEKSHG; this is encoded by the coding sequence ATGAAACTCAACTCAGCCAAGCCGCTCGCGCGTTCCGTCGATTCGCCGGACTCTCCCTGCGCGATGCCTGGGTTGATTTTGCTGGTGGAGGATGAGCCGGTCACGCGGGCCAGCATGGCGGCGCGGCTGAAGCGGTTTGGACATCGGGTGTTGGAGGTCGACAACGGGCGCGAGGCGCTTGAAATGGCCCGGCGCGAACGGCCCGATCTGATCGTGCTCGACTGGATGATGCCGGAGATGGACGGCCCCACGTTCTGCGAAACGCTGCGGCGCGATCCCGCGATGAAATCCATGTACCTCCTGTTGATGACGGCCCGCGATCAACCGGCGCAGATTGCCGAGGGGTTGGCACGTGGCGCCGACGATTTTTTGAGCAAAGCGGCCAGCAAGGAAGAAATGCGCGCCCGTGTGCTGGCAGGCCTGCGCACCAGCCGGTTGGTGCGTGAACTGGAAACGACCGCCGCAAAACTGGAATCGTCCCTGCTCTTATTGCAAACGAAGCAGGCGGAGATGGATGCGGATCTGCAGTCGGCTGCGTCCTTCGTCCATTCGTTGCTCCCTCGTCAAGGCAGCCCCATCCCGGGTATCGCACTCGCGTGGGAATATCAGCCCTCCTTGACGCTGGGCGGGGATCTGTTCGATGTGATGGCGATCGATAAGGACCATCTCGGCCTCTACATTCTGGATGCGTCGGGACACGGAGTTGCCGCGGCGCTGCGCTCGGCCGCGTTGATGACCTTTCTGCGGGTGGAAAATATTCTACAGATGCTCGGCTCATACGATCCTGAGAGGGTGCTGTTCGAGGCCAACCGGCGGTTTCCTATGAGCGCGGACGGGGAGTATTTCACCTTATGGGTAGGACAGCTGCACTTGCCGACCGGCAGCCTGACCTATGCCGCCGCCGGCCATCCCGGCGCGTTGCTCTGTTTGGCTGAGGGTCCGTCCCGATGGCTCACGCGCGCCTCGTTCCCCCTTGGTATCGATCCGTCTGCGGAATTTGCCAACGACCGCGTTTCGTTGAAGCCGGGCGACCGGTTGTTTTTACTGAGCGATGGGATTTACGAAGTGCCGTCGCCGCGCGGGGAGCTGTGGGGCCGCGAGCGGTTCCAGGCGGTGATCGACGCGGGGAGGCAGCGGTCGCTGTCCGAGACCATTTCGGCGTGTTTTTCTGCCGCTCGAATCTGGCAGCAGGCGCAGCATTTTTCGGATGATGCGGCGGTGATGGGGCTGGTATTGACTGAGTACCAGGAGGAGAAGTCCCATGGATAG
- the thpR gene encoding RNA 2',3'-cyclic phosphodiesterase, giving the protein MIRAFLAVELSHGLRAELATLQQELKRRIEPELKRGTRISWAQPDSIHLTLKFLGDMDEQVIDPLRVAVEQAIGSQVAVIVPLERLGMFPRPDSPRVLWAGPSEQWENGSDAKRVAEIHSAIEQACEGLSFLREPRPFSPHLTLARIKMGERHVGTALAKSGLLDLPLSLGQLAVDRVVLMQSELKPTGSVYTKLWDVRLRG; this is encoded by the coding sequence GTGATCCGTGCCTTCCTTGCCGTCGAACTGTCTCATGGTTTGCGGGCCGAACTGGCCACTCTCCAACAGGAATTGAAACGTCGAATTGAGCCGGAGCTGAAGCGAGGCACGCGCATCTCCTGGGCGCAGCCGGACTCGATCCATCTCACGCTCAAGTTCCTGGGCGACATGGATGAGCAGGTGATTGATCCGTTGCGGGTGGCGGTTGAACAGGCAATTGGCAGTCAGGTGGCTGTGATCGTGCCGCTTGAGCGGCTTGGCATGTTTCCTCGTCCGGACAGCCCTCGTGTATTGTGGGCCGGGCCATCGGAGCAGTGGGAAAATGGTTCCGATGCAAAACGAGTCGCGGAGATCCATAGCGCGATCGAGCAGGCTTGTGAAGGATTGAGCTTTCTTCGCGAGCCGAGACCCTTCAGCCCTCATCTGACCTTGGCCAGGATCAAGATGGGGGAGCGCCATGTTGGAACCGCGCTGGCCAAGAGCGGGTTGCTGGATCTGCCGTTGTCATTGGGCCAGCTGGCGGTGGACCGGGTGGTTTTGATGCAGAGTGAATTGAAGCCGACCGGCTCGGTCTATACGAAACTGTGGGACGTGAGGCTGCGGGGTTAA
- a CDS encoding response regulator, with protein sequence MPSALVPDTTNQKPTVLIIDDEAAPRAALTQILKQDFHILTAENAHAALAVLNDHGVDLVTLDLKLPDRSGSDLLTDIKRAHAEIEVIMVTAYGSLQTAMDCIRHGAAGFLLKPFNASELLAISLQTAQKKQRLDQLRPILINSATLWGPEPACTKAWETLVADYTARNRKGSLSTSQSEETSPLVPLISDLLEAKDRHLLNHGSRVSFYSTLVANRLSLPLAEQQSLALGALVHDLDLISIPGRHTLSGEIDRQTHRPDLGARMGRAMGLSADAVQIIALHHERWDGTGFPFGLGEERTPLLARIVGIAQAFDDLTTEKPERTALPVTEALEQIQQQAGTAFDPTLTELFCRIMREQPPQN encoded by the coding sequence ATGCCTTCAGCGCTCGTGCCCGATACCACCAACCAGAAACCGACGGTCCTGATCATCGACGATGAGGCAGCCCCCCGCGCGGCCCTCACCCAGATCCTCAAACAAGACTTCCACATCCTAACTGCGGAGAATGCTCATGCAGCCCTGGCAGTCCTCAACGATCACGGCGTCGACCTCGTCACGCTGGACCTGAAACTGCCAGACCGTTCCGGATCGGACCTCTTGACGGACATCAAACGCGCCCATGCGGAGATCGAAGTCATCATGGTCACGGCCTACGGCTCGCTCCAGACCGCGATGGACTGCATCAGACACGGAGCGGCCGGCTTCCTCTTGAAACCGTTCAATGCGTCAGAGTTATTGGCCATTTCCTTGCAAACGGCGCAAAAGAAACAACGGCTCGACCAATTACGCCCGATCCTGATCAACTCGGCGACACTCTGGGGCCCGGAGCCTGCCTGCACGAAAGCCTGGGAAACCCTCGTCGCCGACTACACAGCCAGAAACCGCAAGGGATCCCTCTCCACCTCGCAGAGCGAGGAGACCTCACCCCTGGTCCCCCTGATCTCCGACCTCTTAGAGGCCAAGGACCGTCACCTCCTCAATCATGGAAGCCGCGTCAGTTTCTATTCGACGCTGGTGGCCAATCGGCTCAGCCTCCCCCTCGCCGAACAACAATCACTCGCCCTTGGCGCACTCGTGCATGATCTCGATTTGATCAGCATCCCGGGCCGCCACACGCTGAGCGGGGAAATCGACCGGCAGACTCACCGGCCCGACCTCGGGGCGAGGATGGGCCGAGCGATGGGACTCTCCGCCGATGCCGTGCAGATCATCGCCCTCCATCACGAACGATGGGACGGCACAGGCTTCCCCTTTGGATTGGGAGAAGAACGCACGCCGTTGCTCGCCCGCATTGTCGGCATCGCCCAAGCGTTCGACGACCTGACCACCGAAAAGCCGGAACGAACAGCCCTCCCTGTCACCGAAGCCCTGGAACAGATCCAGCAGCAAGCAGGCACAGCCTTCGATCCGACGTTGACCGAGCTCTTCTGCCGCATCATGCGCGAACAGCCGCCTCAGAACTGA